The Naumovozyma dairenensis CBS 421 chromosome 1, complete genome genomic interval TGTTGTTTTGTCATGTAGTATTAGTATTCTACGAATAATTGAGTACCTTTTCTCATGTGATTCACGACTTGCAGTTTTTTAGTTACAGACACATATGAAATGATTCAAGAAAATGTCAGTGCTTTCTTCCCAAATTGgttaatgaaaatggatGAGTACAAGAAAAATGTTTCCTACATGCACACATTCGTTGAGTAATCATTACTAACATAAAAAAGAGATAATTACAGTTTGTTGTACTTACCGTATTATTGTAAGTCTCTAAAAGTCAAGCaacaatatataataaattaatataaGGTATGAGTGAATATATGTAGCCCGGATCAACGCTTTGAACCGCGGTGTCGAATATATAAGTGGGCATTGTAATAAGATAGAAGATAGAAAGACCCTCCTTGAATATGTACATAAACGAACGAAAAAAGAACCAACATATGATAGATATAGTGAATTAGCAACATACACTAGTAGATAACTATTACATAATTAAtacacaacaacaatactCAAGACCGCTCTGGTAACTCTCAGGTAAATGAACAAATGGACCCCCGTGGCTCTAGTGCTAGATCAGCACATATAAGATAGCCTTTCCATAAGCTTTTCAgctttgattttttcttgtacAAACGGAGTGTCCCTTCCTTCCTGCGGGGTTGAATTGGAGTGGTTCTACCTGAGCTTCGATTCAAGTTTAATTCCAAACATCTGTCATTATATAGAGATAGGACAAGGTAAAGATAAGTGGATTTGTGGTTCTTGCTTCTAACTTGTCTAAAAGACAAGAACTTGTAAGGGAATCTGCATACGGTTtaaaactaataatatttattccCTTCCCCAATCCATGTTTCCGATTATCAAAAAGATTGAGTAAACGAACTATGGAGAAgataaggaaaaaaaaactcCCTTGCCTTTTAAAGTCCTTAAGTAGTTTTTAAAGCCCGAAAAATACCTCGAATACACAAACAAAGAAGAGCAAAAAGCTAACAATTCCTTCTGTCTTGTCTCATTTAGTCAAAAAAAACTTGACTGAACCTGATTTCCTTAAACGGTCTACGTACGTAAGTACGTACGTTCCTATTAGTGATTCCCTAAAAAGGAAACTCTCTTAAGTCGAAAAGGCTCCAGTTTTTTTGCTGCGTAGTTTTCTTGGTAAGTTAGAGAAAAACTTTTCGGTCGAAAAAGccaaaattcaattaaagtttggaaaaaattaattttttaaaacaCGAAAACTTTTCACTATCCCACATTTCCTTTACATTCCCGTAGACTGGGGAAAAAGACTCGCTCAGTCTCCTTCAGTTCCTTCTGTCTCCTGGAACCTGAGAAACCATCAGAGCAGAAGCAGAGCACTAACTGGCCCCCATGTCTAATTTGGGTCTGGCGAAAACCGGGGCGCCCTCCGCCCAtcaacttttttttcttacgCATTGTTCGGTCATTGGATCGTTTCATCATTGTTACCCCTATAAACGGACGGAGGTTTTGTCCCATTGTGTTCTGACAGTCACTCTTCTCCGATTGTGTGGGCTCGAGTTCTACCCGAGGTTGGGCCTGCCGGTTTGGGTCTGCACTTTTGTCTGTCATGGAAAGGTGTCTTCTGTTCGCCCAGCAAAGATAGAAAATTCCTTCATTCAACGACGGCATATGcacaacaataacaaagCCCAGTACAAACAAAACTATCGTGTAAGTGCCTATTATTCCCCGTTAGTaagtaataaataaatttaacCAGAGATATAGGGAAGGGAAATGAATTGGATTGGAACTCCTTTGCTGAATGATAGTTAGTTTTTCCTTCCTGTTCTATACTTATATTCTATACTACTTCGTTATTCAATAAGTTCTAATCAAACACAAAAATTGTTATATATACGCATATATTGCTTCGCCGCAGTTCTGAAACATTTCCAACATCATCGAGGTTTCATCTGTTCAACATTTCCTTTTATTGGACATATACGCATATCGCTCAATTACCCATGGCAAACAATTTAGTGAACAGTGcagatttatcaaaaaaGATGATCAAGACAACGACTCCTATAACAATGgaatttgtttatttccTATCAGCAAAAGCAACTATCATTTATGGAGATAACAGACCAAATAAACTTCGATCATTGCCAACTTTGACAAACTTTATTCTCGATATAATATCTACTTCTAATGTTGAATCGCCTACGCTATCGATAGCAACCGTCTATTTAGAAAGAATAAGAAGCACTTTAGCTCAAGATAAAAATGCATTTAACCAGTTGAAGAACTTTTGTAACCACCAGCTATTCTTAGCTTGTTTAATGTTAAGTTCTAAATTTAGTAGTGATTTACATGTAAAAACTTCAGACTGGAGTCGATTCGCTAATGGATTATTCACACTAAAGGAAATTAATACTGCAGAAATAACAATATTGGATCTTTtccattatcatttaatgtTCACAGAACAAAATTTAGCGAAGGCAATAGAATCTTATAGACCAAATCCATTCTCTGTCGCATTAATCactaataaaaataacagTATGCATGTACAAAAGGATTATGTTGCTATTGACATCGACGCACTAATTTCATCAAACGATTATAACGTACCTGCGAATAGCCGAACAAATTCAAACCAACATAGTTATGTTCCTAGAAAAGATTCAAGAACTTACTCGAACAATTCTTTCTTATCAACAGGTTCTCATAGTACTTTTTCAACCATAGATGATCCACAAGAGGAATTTATACCGATTTGCACAcaatctttcaataataatcaagaaaaaattcCCATAGTGttacaaaaacaacaacaaatgtTATTATCTTATAAAAATAGTCCTTCTTTCATTACCGAAGCATCtacattcaataataataacaataacaataattacAGTAACAGTAATGATAATTCAAGATCATTAACAAAATACTTCAGctcattattttattaaaaaaatagcaactaacaaaaaaagcatacaatatatcatccgtatgatatatttttcttcacaCACTAAACTAGCATACCTCGCATTAATAATACCCATTCATATTATGTAACATATAATTAACTAGCATAGACTTATATCTATTAACTTACATTTCCTATAATTACCTTTTCTCACTTAACTTAACTTGTATCTTTTTTATGGtaacattttcaatctCCTTTATATGATTTGGGTTTTCAAATGTAGCTAAATTAAATCatgttattttttcaaataaaaaaaaatatctacTAAAAccaaatgaatatatatctatataaagatgttatatatttttctaattcaattgtacaaatcatcatcttcctcCGCAGCAGCAGTACCAAATGTGGCATTGTCACCTGCGTTTGCATTTGAAGCAGCATTGGAAGACGAGGCAGCAGTAGCagcattttcatcaaacGCAAAATTACTAAATTGGCCTCTGGAAGCCTTCATTTGCTGAGAATAAGCTTCATACCGACGTAATTCAGCTTCAGAGACAGATTTCTTAGCAGTCTTCATAGCTTGAGCAAAATGTTCCTTCGTAATATATGGTACAGgatcttcttcaacttccttttcatcttcGTTCTCCTTATCAACTACCATACCATTAGCTTCTGCCTCGGCATCCTCTTGTtccttcttcaataatttttccttttgtGCCTCAATGGATTCCTTAATGGCAAATTTAGCAGCTCTTTGAACAATATATGATAAATCTGCACCAGAGAAACCTTGAGATGCCTTAGCGATAGCTTCCAATTCAAGGCCTGGTTCTAATGGAGTCTTTCTTAATTGTGCACGTAGAATAGATAACCTTGCAATTTCATCCGGTAATGGGACATATATTAATTGATCTAATCTACCTGGTCTTAAGATAGCGGGATCAATTTGATCAGGTCTATTTGTAGCACCAATAACgaaaacatttttctttgtattcATACCATCCATTTCagttaataattgattGACAACCCTATCTGATGCACCGCCTGCATCCCCCATCGATCCACCTCTTGCCTTGGCAATAGAATCTAGTTCATCTAAAAAGACTACAGTTGGAGCTGCTGCTCTTGctttatcaaaaatatcacGAATATTAGATTCTGATTCACCGTACCACATACTTAATAATTCTGGACCCTTAACAGAGATAAAGTTAGCAGATACTTCAGTAGCGACAGCTTTAGCTAGAAGCGTCTTACCTGTACCTGGTGGACCATAGAATAAAACACCCTTTGATGGAGCCAAACCAAATTTAGTATATTGATCTGGATGCAAAACAGGATACTCAACAGTTTCCTTCAATTCTTGCTTAATTTCATCTAAACCACCAATATCTTCCCATGTAACATTAACACTTTCCACAACAGTTTCACGTAATGCTGATGGATTCGAGTTACCTAGGgcaaatttgaaattatccATTGTAACACCTAACGAATCTAACACTTCTgcatcaatttcatcttcttctaaatcAATCAAATCCATCTTTTCCCTAATTTGTTGCATTGCAGCTTCAGAACATAAAGATGCGACATCAGAACCAACATACCCATGTGTTTCATTGGCTAGATATTCTaaatcaacatcatcaGACAacttcatattttttgtatGAATTCTTAAGATTTCTAAACGACCTACAGCATCTGGAATACCAATATCAACCTCACGATCAAATCTCCCAAATCTTCTCAAAGCTGGATCAATGGAATTTGGTCTGTTTGTAGCagcaataacaacaacattgGATCTTGTCTTCATACCATCCATTAAAGTTAATAATTGCGAGACAACCCTTCTTTCCACTTCACCATTAGTTTTGTCTCTCTTTGGAGCAATAGAATCGATTTCAtcgatgaagataatagCAGGAGCATTCTTTTCAGCTTCTTCAAAAGCTTTTCTTAAATTAGATTCAGATTCACCAGCCATCTTGGACATAACCTCTGGACCATtaatcaagaagaaaaaggcACCTGTCTCATTTGCAACAGCTCTTGCCATTAAAGTTTTACCTGTACCAGGTGGACCATACATTAAGACACCTCTTGGTGGTTTAATACCAATAGCTTTAAACAATTGTGGATGTCTCAATGGTAATTCAACCATTTCTCTAATTTGAGCCATTTGTTTACGACAACCACCGATATCATCATAACCTACATCGTTAATACTATTTTCCTCATCTTCACGATCAATTGGTTCACCTTCCCAGTGAATGACAGTATCTTGAGCTACTACACCATACTCATCAGGCTCTACATCAACAACTTTAAATTCCACTTGTCTCATCCCACCACGTACGATAAAATGATCTCCCTTCCTTACAGGTCTATAAGCTTCAACAAAATATGGTTTCAAAAACACATCAAATAAGTTTCCTGTAACACCTTCAATAGTATCCGCAATCGGTAAGACAGAAACCCTTGACGCATATTTGATATCAGGGCATGGATGTATAGTAACCAAATCACCCAAtctaatattcaaattatttctCACAATTCTATTAAGTTTACAAGAACCATCTTCcacttcatcatcaacaagTACAATCAAAACGGTGTCCTTACGTTTCTTACCCTTAACTAAAACAGTATCCCCTCTAAACAATTCTAAAGTATCTAACGTGTTTGAATTCAACGCTATAATggaattatcatcattggTAGCATCATCAACAAGCAAAGTGTTtggtttcttcttttgtctTAGGATAGCGGTAGCTGTAACATCTTCTTGTTCAGGAGCAGCGCCTGAAGCATCTAATAGTTTTCTATGATGTTTCTTGCCTGGATCTGGATGTttcatctttcttttcttgttcgTTTGTTTGcttttttttggaatttatttgatattttaaCCTTTGGTTGGTCTATATCTCTTATGTACTTTGTATCTTAAAGTTTGCCACCCAGAAggaattttctttcaagtAGTAAACAGACTTAGTTTATCAAGTTATAGAGAAAAGTTAACGATATACAGTTTATCTATATATGTAATTTGCCGTTATAGTTGTATAACTCCATTTTGCCCCCGCCCCTTAAAATTTCCACGGGTACCCGTAGACGACAGATtgtgaaagaaaaaagtccgaatattatataatggGCAATTAGGGATTTTGTATCAGAAGAATCCACCTTTACTGAAAATGGATCCTTTAAATAggtatatgtatatgtgTTTATAAATAACTATctgttttttgtttgtttattggATACATCCTTGAGTCTTCAGTTAGGCGTTCCCTTCAAGTGAATCCATGATAtgtttttgtaattctttcaacGTATCCTTATCGGCCGTCTTGGCTGGCCATCCGATCCTTAACCCCGTTTCACGGTCTCTCTTAGGAATAAAATGGAAATGGACATGATCAACAACTTGTCCTGATATTCTTCCGTTATTCTGTAACAAATTATATCCCATACCGTTCTCATCTTCTTGTAACCTTAGAGTTTTGGCGAACCTTTTCGCAATTGGCAGAATATCAACTAAATATTGGTCAGAAATATTATGAAGATACTTGCCATGGTATTTCGGAACAATGACAATGTGGGCTTCCGCAATTGGATGGATATCTAGAAACGAATATGAGTACTGGGTTTCAATTAACTTGTACGATGGAATATCACCATTGAttaatttacaaaatgtaCAATCCGGGTTGTAATATACTATAGGAGTGTTTGACATTTTGTtgtattgttgttttcttGTGAGATTGGTCATTAATCTTTACGCCCGCTTATTCAATGcttagaaaagaaaatgaaatttaaCGTCTTAATCCAAGGGAGTGTTATAAATGGAGGATAAATTTATgtaatatttcaaaagtGTTCAGTTTTTATGAAACTCTTAGCTTCCCCTCCTATTATACCAAAATGTATATCTCCAGGCTACCCTGGGGAGTATACGCCATGTAGCATTTCTATCGTATCCCATTGTTCTCCTTTCCAGGAATCCAGCCTTACCTACTTCGGCGTCACAAAACTTCTACGACTCGTCTTAAACGGTGACAAGATAATATaactatttatttatttatttatttatttttttatttttcttacaGCCCTTCCATATTTCttccttccttccttcATTCTTTATGTCTATTTTCATGGGCCTTCTTATTCTATTATACCTTCATACTGTTTATTATGGTTACTTTCATAGTCTCCACAATTTGGTCTCAGGATATTGTTATACTTTAAAACATGGTAGcgaaaaaggaaaaataaagaaggaTAGAAGGAT includes:
- the NDAI0A03050 gene encoding uncharacterized protein (similar to Saccharomyces cerevisiae HNT1 (YDL125C); ancestral locus Anc_7.287) — encoded protein: MTNLTRKQQYNKMSNTPIVYYNPDCTFCKLINGDIPSYKLIETQYSYSFLDIHPIAEAHIVIVPKYHGKYLHNISDQYLVDILPIAKRFAKTLRLQEDENGMGYNLLQNNGRISGQVVDHVHFHFIPKRDRETGLRIGWPAKTADKDTLKELQKHIMDSLEGNA
- the NDAI0A03030 gene encoding cyclin family protein (similar to Saccharomyces cerevisiae PCL9 (YDL179W) and PCL2 (YDL127W); ancestral locus Anc_7.289) yields the protein MANNLVNSADLSKKMIKTTTPITMEFVYFLSAKATIIYGDNRPNKLRSLPTLTNFILDIISTSNVESPTLSIATVYLERIRSTLAQDKNAFNQLKNFCNHQLFLACLMLSSKFSSDLHVKTSDWSRFANGLFTLKEINTAEITILDLFHYHLMFTEQNLAKAIESYRPNPFSVALITNKNNSMHVQKDYVAIDIDALISSNDYNVPANSRTNSNQHSYVPRKDSRTYSNNSFLSTGSHSTFSTIDDPQEEFIPICTQSFNNNQEKIPIVLQKQQQMLLSYKNSPSFITEASTFNNNNNNNNYSNSNDNSRSLTKYFSSLFY
- the NDAI0A03040 gene encoding uncharacterized protein (similar to Saccharomyces cerevisiae CDC48 (YDL126C); ancestral locus Anc_7.288) encodes the protein MKHPDPGKKHHRKLLDASGAAPEQEDVTATAILRQKKKPNTLLVDDATNDDNSIIALNSNTLDTLELFRGDTVLVKGKKRKDTVLIVLVDDEVEDGSCKLNRIVRNNLNIRLGDLVTIHPCPDIKYASRVSVLPIADTIEGVTGNLFDVFLKPYFVEAYRPVRKGDHFIVRGGMRQVEFKVVDVEPDEYGVVAQDTVIHWEGEPIDREDEENSINDVGYDDIGGCRKQMAQIREMVELPLRHPQLFKAIGIKPPRGVLMYGPPGTGKTLMARAVANETGAFFFLINGPEVMSKMAGESESNLRKAFEEAEKNAPAIIFIDEIDSIAPKRDKTNGEVERRVVSQLLTLMDGMKTRSNVVVIAATNRPNSIDPALRRFGRFDREVDIGIPDAVGRLEILRIHTKNMKLSDDVDLEYLANETHGYVGSDVASLCSEAAMQQIREKMDLIDLEEDEIDAEVLDSLGVTMDNFKFALGNSNPSALRETVVESVNVTWEDIGGLDEIKQELKETVEYPVLHPDQYTKFGLAPSKGVLFYGPPGTGKTLLAKAVATEVSANFISVKGPELLSMWYGESESNIRDIFDKARAAAPTVVFLDELDSIAKARGGSMGDAGGASDRVVNQLLTEMDGMNTKKNVFVIGATNRPDQIDPAILRPGRLDQLIYVPLPDEIARLSILRAQLRKTPLEPGLELEAIAKASQGFSGADLSYIVQRAAKFAIKESIEAQKEKLLKKEQEDAEAEANGMVVDKENEDEKEVEEDPVPYITKEHFAQAMKTAKKSVSEAELRRYEAYSQQMKASRGQFSNFAFDENAATAASSSNAASNANAGDNATFGTAAAEEDDDLYN